The DNA segment AACTTAAGATTAAACGTCATCCCCAGTTGGCGAGGATCACCGTAACGTATATATTGCTTATCAGCCCAGTCTAAATCAGGCTCATTGCCAAAGTAGAAACCACGAACGCCGTATTTTTCATCAAATAGATTACGGCCCCATAGATAAACTGACCAGATGTCTGCTTCATAACCCACTTTGGCATTAAAAACTTGGTATGCATCTGATTTGGATTCGTTACTGTCAGAGTAGTAAAAATCACTCTTGCCGCTAGCATTGACATTGGCAAACCAACCATTATCACTGCGATATGTCGCACCGATGCTAAAGGTATAGTTAGGAGAGTGCGCCAGTTCTCTACCAGAAAGGTCGACTACTGCGCCATACTTATCTTCATATTGATAATCGCCATAGGCCGTCTCAAGCCAACCAAGGCTGCCGTACAGGTTCAAGTTGTCTGTCGCGTACCAGTTACCGTCAAGTTCTGCGCCGTAGTTATTCGAGCTACCTGCGTTTTCAGTGAATAAGATAAAGTTACCCTCTTCGCCCGGAACCGTTGACTGCTGCGATGCCGCAACCTGTTGATCTTGTCTATCCATATAGAAGATGGCAAGATTCGTGCTCGCCTGGCCATCAAACCAAGTAGACTTCAAACCCAATTCATAGTTATAAAGAATTTCAGTGTCATACTCTTTCTTGCCAGCCAGCTCGTCTGGCAGCGACATATTAAAGCCACCCGCTTTGTAGCCTCGAGCCACACGAATATAAGATTCATGTTTTTCGCTTAAGGCCTTACTTAATGCAATATGACCGCCCCACATGGTTTCACTTGGCCCAAAGCTGTCTCCTGCAGAGTCACGGTAATCGCTATCTCGGCGCTCAACACGCAAACCTACAGATAGGGCATAACTTGCGCCTAAGTCAGAATCTAACTGACCAAACAGCGCATAGTTCTGTGCCTCATACTCAGCAGATAACTGGTTATAAGTATCGAGGGTGTCGTTATCTTCCTGTAGATCCATGGCATAAACGCCAATCAGCCAGTCTGTGCTATCTGCAAAAATACGCCCTGATTCAGTTGACGATAATCTAAACTCTTGAGTTAGCGTTTTTCGCTCACCTTTTTTATCCCAGTTATATTCGTACTCGCATGGGCTACCACCGCAATCTCGGCTAGCCCAGTAATCAGGGTTTGCCCAGTCACCATCGTAGTTATGGTGAGTGTCTGATTGTGCCAATGAAGTTAAAGAGGTCAGCTCAAAATTATCAGCTCCGGTATAGGTAAACTTAAGTGATGAACCTGTCGTGCGCTGCTTATCGACACCGGGGGCATCGGTTAGGGTATCAAAACCGTTATTATCCAGTGTCCAAGCGTCATAGCCATTATCATAGTCGGCATGTAGCAAGGTTAAATCAATTTCTAAATCGTCCGTTGCGTACCAACGTAACTTTGCACGGCCAGTAAACTCATCGCGACCATTCGTGTCTGTTCTATCGAGGTAAAGGTTATCGCGATAACCGTCTTGTTGATGCTGCTGCAAGGATACGCGGTAAAGCAGATCACCTGAATCGGTAAGAGGGCCCGAGCTAAAGCCACTGAAGGTCTGCAGATTGTCATCACCAAACGAGACCTCGGCGCCATGTTCAAAGTCATCGGTCGGGTCATTACTCTTAAGGTAGATAAGGCCCGCCAAGGCATTGGCGCCATAACGTGTCCCCTGAGGTCCTCTCAGCACTTCGACCTGCTGTAAATCATACATGCTAGAGACCATACCTAAACCAGATAGATCGATATCATCAACCACAAAGCCTACCGAAGAGTTAGGTGCGCCTTGATACTCCTCTTGCTCGCCCACACCGCGAATTTGAAAGTATTTAGGTCTAGAGCTACCGCCAGACCAGTTTAAATTGGCAACCGTATTTAAGATATCTTCAAAGTGCTGTGCACCTTCATCTTCAATTTGCTGCTGGTCGATAACGGTGACACTTGATGGCATCTTTTCTAAATCAGAGCCGCGAAAGTCTGACGTCACAACCAAGACTTCGATATCATCGTCAGTCTTTGATGCATCAGCATTAGCGAAGGTGTTAGAAGATGAGAGTGCTGCAATAACCGCGAGGGATATTGGCGAATAAGATTTTAGATTTAACATAGGACCTCAAAGTAAAATTTTGAGATCCGGCATCAGTAAAGAAGCGATCGGGAAATGACTTTTGGCCCATTCCTACGCCGGTATTAGCCGGATCAGGTTCAAAGGGTTCGTTTTGCAACATCTCAGTCAACGCCAATAAATCCAACTTTCGGTTTATAGACTTTAACACCCCTTGGCGAGCGCGATTATACATGAAATTCACAACTCGATGACAGACTTCTTTATAAACTTGATGGAAACGCATAAAAAAACGCCAGCCTTACTGACGTTTTGTTAACGTTTGTTACTTAAGTAAAAACTGAGGTACGCTTAAT comes from the Shewanella halifaxensis HAW-EB4 genome and includes:
- a CDS encoding TonB-dependent receptor; the encoded protein is MLNLKSYSPISLAVIAALSSSNTFANADASKTDDDIEVLVVTSDFRGSDLEKMPSSVTVIDQQQIEDEGAQHFEDILNTVANLNWSGGSSRPKYFQIRGVGEQEEYQGAPNSSVGFVVDDIDLSGLGMVSSMYDLQQVEVLRGPQGTRYGANALAGLIYLKSNDPTDDFEHGAEVSFGDDNLQTFSGFSSGPLTDSGDLLYRVSLQQHQQDGYRDNLYLDRTDTNGRDEFTGRAKLRWYATDDLEIDLTLLHADYDNGYDAWTLDNNGFDTLTDAPGVDKQRTTGSSLKFTYTGADNFELTSLTSLAQSDTHHNYDGDWANPDYWASRDCGGSPCEYEYNWDKKGERKTLTQEFRLSSTESGRIFADSTDWLIGVYAMDLQEDNDTLDTYNQLSAEYEAQNYALFGQLDSDLGASYALSVGLRVERRDSDYRDSAGDSFGPSETMWGGHIALSKALSEKHESYIRVARGYKAGGFNMSLPDELAGKKEYDTEILYNYELGLKSTWFDGQASTNLAIFYMDRQDQQVAASQQSTVPGEEGNFILFTENAGSSNNYGAELDGNWYATDNLNLYGSLGWLETAYGDYQYEDKYGAVVDLSGRELAHSPNYTFSIGATYRSDNGWFANVNASGKSDFYYSDSNESKSDAYQVFNAKVGYEADIWSVYLWGRNLFDEKYGVRGFYFGNEPDLDWADKQYIRYGDPRQLGMTFNLKFL